From a single Lytechinus variegatus isolate NC3 chromosome 9, Lvar_3.0, whole genome shotgun sequence genomic region:
- the LOC121420948 gene encoding four-jointed box protein 1-like translates to MAICSVSHIHALLSALVLVRGVTCLVDHGVPKICNTVNCPNKHIEVADEIAGTIHRYSNNAANFLEAKTQSSSPSKGMNLRGHVNQENPDAVEATKKQHTGTPKGHSFHHKSNVSVLRDGRRSNQQFQMQHQQYFSESSPETSPKSHQVQQQKQQHHHQQQQQKKHQRHWENLQTSTTSRDASQKHPVFAKRSFLNAVGSTHAVNDGMIWSATIEGAIPPGLSDSVTETWKKRIRQLRVARVEDASMDKCGSSMNRHVIFNDGTTACARYRHPMAQFVLGDLYCYYLARMLDMQNVPTVVLSHVSNDSSSQWSSVTADIRNARWKNDTVASFSLWIDDIGKSDLPEIMYDNQRNTITPSTPGLSDLNITQLVELSQYSDLVIFDYITVHLDRMTIRKNAVEYYQQDWLYKGEVHNLAQHKHNQGLWFIDNENGIFNSYVVAYSKTNKGQMLGYHEELLHSFCLFRQSTFKSVHELARLDDPFQALDNLVHENEPVIVQMEQEKESLMSGVKERFKERLLNVVRWMDNCQSRFSG, encoded by the exons ATGGCTATTTGCAGCGTCTCCCATATTCACGCTCTTCTGTCTGCCCTGGTGTTGGTCAGGGGAGTCACCTGTCTCGTAGATCATGGTGTCCCCAAGATCTGTAACACCGTTAACTGTCCAAACAAACACATAGAAGTTGCTGATGAGATCGCTGGAACGATCCATCGTTATTCGAACAATGCTGCAAATTTTCTAGAAGCCAAAACCCAGTCATCGTCACCTTCCAAAGGTATGAATCTTAGGGGCCACGTCAACCAGGAAAATCCTGATGCAGTTGAAGCGACCAAAAAGCAACACACAGGCACCCCAAAAGGACACTCCTTTCATCACAAGTCAAATGTCTCTGTTCTAAGAGACGGTAGAAGATCGAATCAACAATTCCAAATGCAACACCAGCAATATTTTAGCGAATCATCACCGGAAACATCCCCTAAAAGTCACCAAGTTCAACAACAGAAGcaacaacatcatcaccaacagCAGCAGCAAAAGAAGCATCAACGTCATTGGGAGAATCTGCAAACTTCAACGACCTCAAGAGATGCAAGCCAAAAGCACCCAGTTTTTGCAAAGCGCTCTTTCTTAAATGCTGTAGGAAGTACCCATGCAGTGAATGACGGGATGATCTGGTCAGCAACGATCGAAGGCGCAATTCCACCAG GTTTGAGCGACTCGGTAACGGAAACATGGAAGAAGAGAATCAGACAGTTGAGGGTCGCGAGGGTGGAAGATGCCTCCATGGATAAGTGCGGAAGCAGCATGAACAGACACGTGATCTTCAACGATGGGACTACTGCGTGCGCTCGATACAGGCATCCGATGGCCCAGTTCGTCTTGG GTGATTTGTACTGCTACTATCTTGCTCGAATGCTCGACATGCAGAACGTGCCAACGGTTGTCTTGTCCCACGTGTCCAACGACAGTTCATCGCAGTGGTCTTCGGTCACTGCGGACATCCGCAACGCCCGGTGGAAGAACGACACGGTCGCTAGCTTCAGTTTGTGGATTGATGACATTGGAAA ATCCGACCTACCAGAGATAATGTATGACAACCAGCGCAACACCATCACCCCCTCAACTCCCGGACTCTCTGACCTCAACATTACTCAGCTTGTGGAGCTCTCCCAGTATAGCGACCTTGTGATCTTTGACTACATCACTGTTCATCTTGACAG GATGACAATTAGAAAGAATGCAGTAGAGTATTATCAACAGGATTGGCTGTATAAAGGAGAGGTACACAACCTAGCCCAACATAAACACAACCAAGGCCTGTGGTTTATCGACAATGAAAATGGAATATTCAACTCTTACGTAGTTGCTTACTCCAAGACAAACAAGGGTCAAATGCTGG GTTACCATGAAGAGCTACTCCATTCATTCTGCCTATTCAGGCAGTCAACGTTTAAGAGCGTACATGAGCTAGCCCGCTTGGACGACCCTTTCCAGGCCCTTGACAACCTGGTCCATGAGAACGAACCGGTTATCGTTCAGATGGAGCAAGAGAAGGAATCGCTGATGAGTGGGGTGAAGGAGCGGTTTAAAGAGCGCCTGCTTAATGTTGTTCGATGGATGGATAATTGTCAATCACGTTTTAGTGGTTGA